The genomic window CGATGGGCACGTGATATTCACCCAGTTtacatgtacgtgtgtgtgtgtgtgtgtgtgttgcatcatCGCACCGTTTAAATATCTTTTGTATGACATAAAATGCCCTGTTTTACCATTGATTCACTCAGGGAACGTCCATAACGTGTAGAAATTCAAGAAAATGTAAGGAATTGGTAGAATATAGAATGACGAGTCGAGGGCTAAAAATCATAGTGTCAATTACTGCACCATTTTTGATCCCCCTATAAATTATTCCTCCCAGCCGCTGTAAAactttatttttgttttattcatAAAAGGCTCGTTGAGCTTTTGGTTACGACAGAAATGATGGTTGTGAGAGCTAAAATCGTTGTGTCCAATCAGACTAGATTTATGATGTTGTCCTGGAAACCCTGTGATTTGCTCTATGCCTATAAGCACTGACGTAAACGGATTACAGACAGGCTTTTTTTTATATGTCTGGCAACTTCTTCAGGGTGAGTGAGAATTGAGGAGATGTTCTGAACGGGGCAGTGATGACGATGAAGGTGTCTGTATGACGTATTGATGAAACTATGCACGTAACTATGAACGTTTTTATCCCTGCAAACCACATGATCTATGTGTAGCGAATAACACACATACCGTCCAACCGAATATTAGGCCTTATAGTAAACCCGCGGTTCACAGctcttctccccgggtctccttgGCCCTCCGTGGCCGGGCAGAGCGTAGGCTAGGGAAGATAGGTCGAGTCGTAATCCCCAGGCCTCAGGTTGGTGGAGCTCAGCTAACAGTGGACCCTTCTTCTTTGTCCATCAGATGGCAAAACAAATTTCCACACACTGCAAACGCTATAGAATAGCCTACTTTATGCATGATAACTCGGTTCACTGAAGATGGTACAATTGGGAAAAGTCATGATAGGGGCTGGGTTGGATTAGACctgccacacacatacactggtgAATCGCTATGAAATAAAATGTCATATTTTCAAAAGGACAAATATCTCATACTGCCTCCTATCCCAATAGTGCCGAGCTATTATTGGTGTTTCCTCTTCGCGTTCGTACACACTTACTATATATAGgcgacacacacacctcaggtaaAACCGCGAGCACAACGCGAAATCGTCCCAACGACGATATGCGTAAAGTTCAGCATCGATAATAATGTCAGGCCATTTGGCCTCCCGACTCTGCGGCCTGTTGACACCGCTCAGCCCTCCCTCCCAGCAGGGAGCTACAGGCTGGGATGTGCTTCAACTTGTACCTCGCCCTGGATCACAGGCTGCTAAGTAAACACACGTAAATTCATGTGCAATAGTGGTTTAGAAGCGGCTAACGACTTGATGATAATATATGTCTCATATAGCACCGGGTGTGTACTGTGTAACACTGAAGCAGATACGAGCAGTCGGGAAAGGTAGGTTAAATTGTGTATTTCTTTCTGTGGAGTTGAGAGTGGAGTTCTTCCGTCTATAATATGACTGAATCATACATTGAATAGGGTAAATCATCACAATTACAACAACCACTTCGTTGGCATTAGTAGCCGATAATAATATAATTACAGAAATAAGCAAATTAATAAATCACTCCCCAGTATTTTCACAAGTAATCGAAGTACATTGGAGCGATGAGTGGAAAAGCAGCTATAGGCTACAGGCTCTCTTTATTGTTATGGAAGATTTAAAACGCAAGAACAGGATGTAGAATTCAAAAGTCCTATCCTCCCTCTGACCCTCTTTCCTTTTCTTACCTCCTCTGCAACTTGGCCAAGTATTTATAAACAAAGATTAGGCCTAACCTACCTATGTAGGGTGGAGGTTCGAGTCTTCAAGGGTTAGAGCCTAGCTATGAGCCCCAAAGAGTCATGTCATGTCATGGTTTGCATGCTTTCTTTTCGTTCTTTTCACCATTCACCTTAAATAGCGCACCCGTATAGCGCCATTGCCTCGCTGGTGGTTTCTCCTGATCCTGATCATTGGCGAGGTCAATGAGAGGTGCAGCTAGGCAGCAAAGCCTAGCGCcctagtggcgcagcggtctaaggcaaatAATTTCAATtctagaagcgtcactacagacaccctggttcgattcctggCTGTATAACAACCGGCggtggttgggagtcccatatggcggcgcacaattgacccagcgtcgtccgggtttggctggtgtaggccgtcattgaaaataagaatttgttcttatcagACTTGCATGTTTAAATTTTTAAAAATCAAATTAGGCAACTATACTTCAACCGTCATCATATCATGGTGTTGTACGGTCAAACCTTAAATTATCATATCATATATcaattcaaatggctttattggcCTGGGAAACATATATTGGCAAGTGAAATATATAAGAAACAATAGTGAGATAAACCATTTTTTTTCAAATCTCTCCCATGCATGCCTGTTgttacacacacattcacacacacaacaattAACCAACCATTACAGGTCTCTTTACATTAGGATCAGGGCGCAGTGAGTGATGATATGGCACAGCGTGACGTTTCTCCTGTCAGCCTCACCCCGCTCTGCTTTCAGTATATGCATAATACAGCcttaaacagtgtgtgtgtgtgtgtgcgtgtgcgtgtgtgtgtgtgtgtgtgtgtgcgtgtgtgtgtgagtgtgtgtgtgtttggtgggaGCTACAATACCTTGTTGAACACAAAACCCTTAGTGTAAATTcacaatgtcacacacacacacacacacacacacacacacacaccaattaacAATCAAACTCATTCTATAGCCTACTCCTTACtcaaataaaataatgtaataatatatTTTATCAACATGTATAATGATAGGCCTATGTGCAATAAAATAAACCCATTAGTTATTATCAAGTTTGCGGAAGACGCCTTGGGGAAAAGCAACTCTGAGCATGCACTTTTACCGCATGTTAAAAGCACGAGCCTTTCCCAGATTAATCGTCTGTTACGTTGCTCGTGTTTTTATCGTGTTGGGCCGGGGAACAGCAGACTCGGTGGCCAGGATAGAAAGAGCATATTTACCGGTTTAAAATATCCCCGCGAGACATAGACTGATCATTAATACCGAGGTGAATGGCACAGTTGCGGCAATGCAGAGAAAacgaagaaacacacacacacacacaaaccattcaCCAAGTTTGCAACCTAAATGCATTTAGCAAAATGAATAATGTAGccaaataggcctataacaacatgtatgtcgTTTATTTTTGAAATAATAAGGTCTGTGCAAATTATGTTATGCGCAGAGGTTTGGCTAACCGTCGTTGGAACGAGCTCTCCTTTCAACCTCGAAATTCACACAGAACTATAAAAGCTCACGCCAAAGCATAATTGTCGAGTATAACTCGACACTCTAAATGTTGGAATCCGAAGAGCATTCTAAATAGGTGAAAAAGGAAAATCTCTTTGTCTCCGAGTCCATTGGAAAGACAGCTATAATGCACCAATCCATCACAATAGAATTAGTGAAGGGGTTACACAAATTAACAGACGTCTGAATTCAATCACTTATATTTTATTGGCGTATGCCatctatatatttatttgtaatgaTAGGCTATATGTTCTCTCAATAATGCTACTTGGTTTCCCTGACAGCGCTATAGGCATAACGCCATAAATATTACTAGCAGGGTATAGGAGACGAGTTTCCTGGTTCAGCTATTTCACCTTGTCTCTTAAAAAACAATATTGAAATATGAACTTGTCATAGCGGCATTATGTACTTAACAAacggaggtggggggggggggggggggggggggggctcagggtgTGGAATACCCATTTTTATTGCATCACCTGTCAGTGGCGTCCAATAGGATTCGAGTCTGAGGGCATTAATTGATGAAGGTGTCTCCGGGCTCGCGCACTTCCCCTCTGTCATTTTATTTGTGGCTAACCCTGCAGCCAGGATAGCAGCTGCATTTAGGCTCttattcgctctctctctttccctccctccccctctctctctctctctccctccctccctctgtagctcgctccctctccctacccctctcttctcttttttaTCCTCTCGTTGTGGCAGTGGTGTACACCTTCCTGCCGTGCTGACGGTCAGAGGGAGTGAGccggagaggagaggcaggtagGGGTTAGCAGACGGTCAGCAGCCGGACTGGCGGTACAATCCCTCGCATTCCTCCACCATGCCTGGTTCGGGGCAGGGCCTGAGGACAGATGCTGTGAACCCACCCGAGACCGCTCCATTTAACTCCGCATCTCAAAGTTTGCCTGTCAATGACAGCGTGGAGGTACTAGGACGCATCAGCAGCGGCCGACTGGCGCGTCAGAATGCCTTGAGCTCAAAACAAGGAGTTTATTCCTTTTTCTTTTCATAGCTGCACGAGAACAATTGATCGAGATAAATGCTTGGATTATTACAATAGAGAGGGAAAAGCAACATGGGAGACCTGAAGTGTGGGTTTGAGGAGATGCAGGGAGTGAGGCTGGGATACCTGCTGATTAAAGGGAAACAAATGTTCGCCCTCTCCCAGGTCTTCACTGACCTACTGAAAAATATTCCCCGGACCACCGTGCACAAACGCATGGACCACCTGAACGTTAAAAAACACCACTGTGATTTGGAGGAGCTGAGAAAGCTCAAAGCAATAAATTCTATTGCTTTCCACGCGGCTAAATGTACTCTGATATCACGGGAGGATGTGGAGGCGCTTTATTTCTCCTGCAAAACGGAACGCGTGTTAAAATCCAACAAAAGAAAAGCAAAGAAGGCCAGTTTACCCGAGGATGTGGGCGAGGGCAAGTTTCACGCGGACACGCACCCTACTGGGTTATGGAAGGAGAAAGTTTGGTTAAGTTTACACAGCGTGCCACAGCCTCTATCCCTCAACAAATCCGGCAAAAGAGAGCAACCAACCTCGCGCCCCGACTCCAATCTACCTCAAATTTACAATAAATCCCGACCGAGGGATTATTCCTTTGTCACCAAGTCGGCATGTAAACCTTTTAAAAACTATGAAACAGCTCAAATACCGGGCAATTGCGTCGCATTTAGCCAGAGACATTCGTTTTTCCGGAGCGTGGTGAGCCGTCAGCCGGTGTTGTTTAAATCCGCCATTGCTGCTCAGTCGAGGCTCTCTGCAACCGGCGACCTACTTCACAAAAGGAAGAGGAGGCGCGAGGGGGGCGGCGGCAGGGATAGGGACAGCGGCGGCGCGAGGCAGTCGTGGAGcaggagcagacacacacactcacaccctcaCGCACACCACCCGGTGCTTCTCGTGCAGCCCAAGTGCTGCAGCAAGCCAAAAACCCAGCACAACCACAACGGGACAGCTCTGGGCCATTTCCATCTTGGACACGAGTTTTACCTCGACCACGAAGCTCACCACCATCCTCACCCGCAGCAGCATGTAGGGGGTTTCCCTGAGAGCTACAGCAGTGACACTGAATCCAGCTGCTACTCAGAGCCGCTCAACAACGACTCGGACTTCGGCTCCAGTTTATCCACAAGCAGCAACTCTGGGACCTCtgatgaggaggaagatgaggaggatgaagaggagagccCGTTGGAGAGTTCTGAGGTCAGTTCTGACGAGGAGAGTTCATCTCAGTCTGACAGCAGCTCTGTGTCCAGTCAGGTCTCTGTCCAGTCCATCCGTTTCAGGAGGGCCCGGTTCTCCTCTGTCAACGCAACCAAAAATGTCCCCACTAGAACTCTGCCTAACGCTAaaactctctccactactctctccagCACTAAAACTCAGTCCAACAGTATAACTCTCTCGCACACTAAAGCACCTTTGCTCCTGCAGCCTACCTTCCACTACAGCCACCAGCAGCAACCATCTATACCGGTTGTCCAGGGTGGAACCAGCCAGGTGGACTATGCCAGTCAATGGAAACAACAGAAATATGAGTATACAGCCAGGGAGGCCAAgcaggacgcacacacacacaggttcagcTCGCCTGTCATCCGGGGGAGTTGTTtcactgagaggagagacaggaaggttCCTGAGTCCCAGGTCCAGACccaaagagagataaagagagccgAGCTGGTGTCCAGAACAGTTTATGCACTGAGCCCCTCACCTAACCCCAACGGGAACAAAGCGGTTCCTGCGCACAGGACACCGGGACACGCAAACAAATGCCCCCCAGTCCTGAGCTCACACTGCGCCCATGACAAAGACACAAAGCACTCCAAGCCTACAGACAACAACCAGCTTTCATTAGCTGCAAATCTAAAGAGAGAGGTGAGAATTAGCCCAATCCTGAAACTGCCCTCTCCGCTCAAAACTATTAAGACCGAGCCGGAAGAGCTCTCAGTGGCCGCGGGTCCCCTCCCCAACAGTGGCAGGGCGGTCAAGACTCCCCCCTTCAACCTGCAGAATGTGAAAATCAAAGTGGAGCAAAGCTATGATGAATTCGAATACAACAGTAAGGCCTCTGGGTTCCACTGCAAAGGAGACGAGGCGGATATCAACAATGGCCAGTACCCCGGCGGCGACATCAAACACGCTGCTGGCTGTTTCAACGAGACCAAAGCCATTGAAAGTTCTACTGGGGCTCCCAAGTCCTCATCCGGCTTGCAGGAATGCAGGAGCACTCGAGACACCCCTTGTTCGGAGGAGGGGGAGTATAAAAACGGAGTTGGGGTCAGGAAAAACTGCAGGACTCTGGTTCTGGGGAAGGAGCCTGGAATTTCGAGGGCGCAGGCGAAACAGAACGTGTCCAAAGTTGACAGGACTTTATCTTCTCGTCCCGTGGGCAAAGCAGAGATTTGTGATGGAAATATTGAGCATCTAACTGGGGCGAGTAAACGAAAACGCGCGTCCAATAATGTAGCACCCTCTCTGAAGAGGCCTTTCAGCTTCATGGCGAATTTCCCCGCTCCTCCGTCCCTGGTTGTGGGCAGCGACGGGGATTTAAGCCCAGCTTACTCTCTGAACTCTCTGGGGGGACCCCGACCTCCCACCCGCTCTCACCCCGTGTGGCGGTGGCAGCCTGGCGGTCGGACAGTCCCTCCCCCATCCGCTCAGAGAATCAGGAAATGTTGACGCTTTTTTCtttgacaaaaacaacaaaaacctgGATGGAAACCTACAGTACCTTGACTACAACATAAGTCTTAAAGTGAATGGGAGGCACTAATGTATTGCATCCTTCAGTTGTTTTTATTGAAATGTTTTCCTTTATTTGATGTTGTGGATTTAAAACATTCCTCGTTGTTGTGGAGTTGTAGATCAGTAATACATACACTGCTATTCTCCATAACGCGCGGAGCGTCTTTGAGCCTCTCATCCTATGCCATTGGATGACCCCTCCTCGTGGATTTATTCTGACTAACTAACTCTTCATAAGCTATCCACCATAAGCAATAGGCTACACGATTTGGCAAAATGTGCTTACTTTAATTTTTATCGGATCTATTGTTTCTGTTCCCCTTGATGCTGGACCTGTTGGATTGTACCAGGGTTTCAGCTCGACCTGTTGGATTTTACCAAGGTTTCAGTGAAGTAAACATTTGTGCTGTACTGCCTTTGTggtgagagaacgagaggggaagGCTCCCTCATAAAAATCACAGCACTCCTATGCTGGTCTGTGTTTTTCTATCATCAGCTGGGTAGGCTTAATCAACAGATGCAGGGTTTTTCTTAAATAACATGGTTAAGCCTACTGTCTGTCACCGTAGCCTTATTACGAGTTGTAGTTGCTGTTTTTCCATAGGATTTTAAAAACCTAATAGAAACCCTAATTTCGGTTTTAATTCGATGCTTGCCAGAGTTTGGGTCAATTGTATCTATTTTCAGATAACCGTTTTTGAATTCGATATCAAATGTAGATTCATTTCTTAATGCAAGTCAAAATTCATAACGTTAATTGCAGGATATATTGAATAGGACATAAGTGTAAGTGACTTGACTCTTATTCTGATCTGGCTGTTGCTTTCCGTTTTTCAGAGTGTTTGTGAACAGCCTTGTTTGTATTTCCTGAGAGTATTTCCTGCAAGCTTATGTTTGGCTGTAGTCAGACAGCTACCAGCgcccattcagacccataacagtGCAGACCTTACA from Oncorhynchus mykiss isolate Arlee chromosome 15, USDA_OmykA_1.1, whole genome shotgun sequence includes these protein-coding regions:
- the LOC110489606 gene encoding SKI/DACH domain-containing protein 1, encoding MGDLKCGFEEMQGVRLGYLLIKGKQMFALSQVFTDLLKNIPRTTVHKRMDHLNVKKHHCDLEELRKLKAINSIAFHAAKCTLISREDVEALYFSCKTERVLKSNKRKAKKASLPEDVGEGKFHADTHPTGLWKEKVWLSLHSVPQPLSLNKSGKREQPTSRPDSNLPQIYNKSRPRDYSFVTKSACKPFKNYETAQIPGNCVAFSQRHSFFRSVVSRQPVLFKSAIAAQSRLSATGDLLHKRKRRREGGGGRDRDSGGARQSWSRSRHTHSHPHAHHPVLLVQPKCCSKPKTQHNHNGTALGHFHLGHEFYLDHEAHHHPHPQQHVGGFPESYSSDTESSCYSEPLNNDSDFGSSLSTSSNSGTSDEEEDEEDEEESPLESSEVSSDEESSSQSDSSSVSSQVSVQSIRFRRARFSSVNATKNVPTRTLPNAKTLSTTLSSTKTQSNSITLSHTKAPLLLQPTFHYSHQQQPSIPVVQGGTSQVDYASQWKQQKYEYTAREAKQDAHTHRFSSPVIRGSCFTERRDRKVPESQVQTQREIKRAELVSRTVYALSPSPNPNGNKAVPAHRTPGHANKCPPVLSSHCAHDKDTKHSKPTDNNQLSLAANLKREVRISPILKLPSPLKTIKTEPEELSVAAGPLPNSGRAVKTPPFNLQNVKIKVEQSYDEFEYNSKASGFHCKGDEADINNGQYPGGDIKHAAGCFNETKAIESSTGAPKSSSGLQECRSTRDTPCSEEGEYKNGVGVRKNCRTLVLGKEPGISRAQAKQNVSKVDRTLSSRPVGKAEICDGNIEHLTGASKRKRASNNVAPSLKRPFSFMANFPAPPSLVVGSDGDLSPAYSLNSLGGPRPPTRSHPVWRWQPGGRTVPPPSAQRIRKC